In the Tribolium castaneum strain GA2 chromosome 1, icTriCast1.1, whole genome shotgun sequence genome, one interval contains:
- the mfr gene encoding otoferlin, with the protein MHEKLQTFLVNITIIEGRHYFWPNMNSVVVTKIDNQKKCTAVKYNTDSPYYNEFFVFEFLTTLDKMLDKRVTIKVIKPGSVIRKRKILGFTSFDVGTIWFQKDHQLYHKWAILAAPSKDYAGGTRGYLKLDVSVLSKGEMPKIPPTVDTNEIEGNLFLPSGVTTERQRVIFIFDVYKGVDLVKKNPIQELKRAENAPSTTIEICFSGVSVKTSTKKGSIAPNWNERLVLPELFPPLCQRFRIQLYHDGTIRSTCYLNLKSISNDKEEGFLPNFGPAFLHFYSPNHLEGYLGKVLLALQTSLLGEIAEYEVKHSTIYPEAPLLKEETFLKYENFVLHATIFEATMINKKFLDKAISFRISCGPLQSEASGDKVAAMVTPPMKPKVMNKNYCYLPITGKKACIFVTLSLPDVRKRMFNYNFLCKILKDLKSRLDKIEYIVQNKDYDIASAQTEALLLETADFISFASGKYLDIVSSYSLTEETFLDQRRIKMCLKEMESVNVVAKSVSGEQNKKKIFQKVEKIYTKIESLVDDLEDWPLIYLWMIYGAKRVAYLFLQPRDFLHSTIDEEKGTHCGKLRPFYFQAEDSQELPEIITSVCKMDAIIWIGLPRHLTTYQPQGFTFSHETIPRSLKTQEMYHFEARVHIFQGRFTPGSDKSGLSDPFVHVIISSQFKETQVLQKTLNPVWDQTLVFRNVELYGNRDFITANPPSVFIEIFDKDECQQIEVIGKCVLRPIIKTLKGEQGSGPLRLTWYRVHNVFDVSAEILAAAELLEVTAKTAETRRDQIVKIPPEIKPHLISHRIEVVFWGVRDLKKVQMAQITKPKVVVELGTNLVSSDTLANAKKHLNFTNPIKSIEASFAEEEEYAPTLSLKMYDSRNFGISVFAGTHIMPMQMFFYQPQTTDERHLKLMTVRRNSLDFNESIESLIQKLDAQSGTKIHFEKKLTSESKWRKFFDCLTCRRRKKPPPPKPLELEQPELEDSSDFDWWTKFYASLEETPLTGKIPLSHKYKLKVYSHELEQQPEFEGFCDTLRSFEMYKGKRTGDEAVDEANTTGVFKGALRIYQWPLNGDDFVTPTGLPLQGGIFQDFPTNTPINFVLRVYCVRGLNLRPKDISGKSDPYLHLTLNQSVINDKQNCIKRQINPIFGRCFEFNGIFPQDHTLVIAVKDWDAVSADDLIGQTKIDLENRFYSKHRGHCGLAADYLTVGYCQWRDQQKPSTILANLCKKYNIPDLEYKEKSIIVGPQEFFLDNPSENVDLRHQALALLALKRWAEVPLVGCVLVPEHVETRSLFHPQRPGVEQGKLQLWLDILPVTDFPTPRQVTITPRKPVSYELRVIVWNAEGIILEEKDILTGEKKADVYVKGWLTGPNTAQYTDVHYRILSGEAMFNWRFIFPFQYLSTENKIVQKHKTVFEEIEEKIPCKLTIQAWENDAFSPDDFLGVVTLELSRLHRGASLFRNCSPALTKPNAPVLNLFKIRRTRGWWPLKNVDTRTRKEVFAGGVELEFELLTKEEAERNPAGLGRREPQGLPKPNRPDTSFSWFWNPWRAIKYTLKFYKKKIIKFIIIVIVVAVTVYLLYRFGEFGWEKLMVQLKKYLKIESD; encoded by the exons ATGCACGAAAAGCTTCAAACGTTTCTGGTAAATATTACCATAATTGAAGGACGCCACTACTTCTGGCCCAACATGAATTCAGTGGTTGTTACTAAAATCGACAACCAGAAAAAATGCACTGCAGTCAAATACAACACAGACTCTCCCTATTACAATGAG TTTTTTGTATTCGAATTTCTCACAACTCTCGACAAGATGCTTGATAAAAGAGTTACCATCAAAGTTATCAAACCTGGAAGTGTGATTCGCAAACGCAAAATCCTCGGTTTTACGTCTTTCGATGTTGGTACCATCTGGTTCCAGAAAG ACCACCAGTTGTACCACAAATGGGCGATTCTCGCAGCCCCGAGCAAAGACTATGCTGGTGGTACCAGAGGGTACCTCAAACTAGACGTCAGTGTTTTGTCTAAAGGTGAAATGCCCAAAATTCCCCCAACTGTGGATACCAACGAAATTGAAGGAAACCTTTTCCTACCAAGCGGAGTTACCACAGAAAGGCAACGAgtgattttcatttttgacgTTTATAAAGGTGTTGATTTGGTCAAAAAGAACCCAATTCAGGAGTTAAAACGGGCGGAAAACGCACCAAGTACTACCAtcgaaatttgtttttctggTGTTAGTGTTAAAACTAGTACCAAAAAGGGTTCAATTGCTCCAAATTGGAACGAACGTTTGGTACTACCTGAACTGTTCCCTCCTCTTTGCCAACGGTTTCGAATCCAGTTGTACCATGATGGTACCATACGATCCACTTGCTACCTAAACCTTAAAAGCATCTCAAATGATAAGGAAGAGGGTTTTTTGCCCAATTTTGGGCCCGCTTTTCTTCATTTCTACTCCCCCAATCACTTGGAGGGTTACTTGGGCAAGGTACTTCTAGCACTTCAGACCTCCCTATTGGGCGAAATAGCAGAATACGAAGTCAAACATAGCACAATTTACCCCGAAGCTCCTCTTCTAAAAGAAGAAACGTTCCTCAAATATGAAAATTTCGTCTTGCACGCTACAATTTTTGAGGCCACGATGattaataagaaatttttggataaaGCGATCTCGTTTCGGATTTCTTGTGGTCCTCTTCAGAGCGAGGCTAGTGGTGATAAAGTCGCTGCGATGGTCACACCACCAATGAAACCAAAAGTAATGAACAAAAACTACTGCTACTTGCCCATAACTGGGAAGAAAGCTTGCATTTTTGTGACTTTGTCGTTGCCTGATGTTAGGAAAcgaatgtttaattataattttttgtgcaaaatattGAAAGATTTG AAGTCAAGGTTAGACAAAATCGAGTATATTGTCCAAAACAAAGACTATGACATTGCAAGTGCTCAGACTGAAGCTCTCCTGTTAGAGACAGCCGATTTCATTTCTTTTGCCTCTGGAAAATATCTCGATATAGTATCGAGTTATAGTCTCACTGAGGAGACTTTTCTCGACCAAAGGCGGATCAAAATGTGCCTGAAAGAGATGGAATCGGTGAATGTGGTGGCAAAGTCGGTGTCAGGCGAGCAAAACAAGAAGAAAATCTTCCAGAAGGTTGAAAAAATCTATACCAAAATCGAAAGTTTGGTCGATGAT ttgGAAGATTGgcctttgatttatttatggaTGATCTATGGTGCCAAAAGAGTGGCATATTTGTTCCTCCAACCTCGAGACTTTCTTCACTCCACAATTGACGAAGAGAAAGGAACTCATTGTGGGAAATTACGCCCGTTTTATTTCCAAGCAGAAGACTCTCAAGAACTTCCCGAAATCATAACAAGTGTTTGCAAAATGGACGCCATCATCTGGATCGGTTTACCACGACATTTGACCACTTACCAACCTCAAGGTTTTACATTTTCACACGAAACCATCCCCCGTTCGTTGAAAACCCAAGAAATGTACCATTTTGAGGCCCGGGTTCATATCTTCCAAGGGAGGTTTACCCCAGGGTCGGACAAAAGTGGTCTTTCTGACCCTTTTGTTCACGTTATTATCTCGTCCCAGTTTAAGGAAACtcaagttttgcaaaaaacctTAAACCCGGTTTGGGACCAAACCCTCGTTTTTAGAAATGTAGAATTGTATGGAAATCGTGATTTTATCACTGCTAATCCACCAAGTGTCTTTATCGAAATTTTTGACAAGGATGAGTGT CAACAAATCGAAGTTATTGGCAAATGTGTTCTTAGACCAATTATCAAAACGCTTAAGGGGGAACAAGGATCAGGTCCTCTTAGACTCACTTGGTATCGCGTCCATAATGTGTTTGATGTGAGTGCCGAAATTTTGGCAGCCGCTGAACTCCTTGAAGTTACGGCAAAAACTGCAGAAACACGTCGTGACCAAATCGTCAAAATACCACCAGAAATCAAGCCACACTTGATCAGCCATCGAATCGAAGTGGTTTTTTGGGGAGTCAGGGACTTGAAAAAGGTCCAAATGGCCCAAATCACCAAACCTAAGGTTGTGGTCGAACTTGGCACCAATTTGGTGTCTTCCGACACTCTAGCAAATGCCAAAAAACACCTAAACTTCACAAACCCGATCAAGTCAATTGAAGCAAGTTTTGCAGAAGAGGAGGAATACGCCCCCACTTTGTCTTTAAAAATGTACGATAGTCGAAATTTTGGTATTAGTGTGTTTGCTGGCACGCACATCATGCCAATGCAAATGTTCTTCTACCAACCCCAAACCACCGACGAACGGCATTTAAAGTTGATGACTGTGCGAAGAAATTCGCTTGATTTTAACGAATCCATCGAGTCACTGATACAAAAATTGGATGCTCAGTCCGGAACCAAAATccattttgagaaaaaactaACGTCAGAAAGCAAGTGGCGGAAGTTTTTCGACTGTTTGACTTGCAGAAGGCGCAAAAAACCACCACCACCCAAACCACTAGAGTTGGAACAACCGGAGCTTGAAGATAGTAGCGATTTTGACTGGTGGACAAAATTTTACGCCTCCTTGGAG gAAACTCCTCTTACAGGGAAAATACCACTGAGTCACAAGTACAAGTTGAAA GTCTACTCTCACGAGCTTGAGCAACAGCCGGAATTTGAGGGTTTTTGTGACACTTTACGCTCCTTTGAAATGTACAAAGGGAAGAGAACTGGGGACGAAGCCGTCGATGAAGCCAACACGACTGGGGTTTTTAAGGGCGCTTTGAGAATCTATCAGTGGCCTTTAAACGGCGACGATTTTGTCACACCGACTGGTTTACCTCTACAAGGTGGAATTTTCCAAGACTTTCCCACAAATACCCCAATAAATTTCGTTTTGAGGGTTTATTGCGTCCGAGGGTTGAATTTAAGACCAAAGGACATCTCTGGCAAGTCTGACCCTTACCTCCACCTAACTCTCAACCAAAGTGTGATCAACGACAAGCAAAACTGCATTAAACGACAAATTAACCCGATTTTTGGCCGTTGTTTTGAGTTTAATGGGATTTTTCCACAAGACCACACTTTGGTAATTGCAGTTAAGGACTGGGACGCTGTTAGTGCCGACGATCTGATCGGGCAAACGAAAATCGACTTGGAAAATCGTTTCTATAGCAAACACCGTGGTCATTGTGGCTTAGCTGCAGACTACTTGAC TGTAGGTTATTGTCAATGGAGAGACCAGCAAAAACCAAGCACAATTCTGGCAAATCTGTGCAAGAAATACAATATCCCCGACTTGGAGTACAAGGAGAAGTCGATAATTGTAGGACCACAGGAATTTTTCTTGGATAATC CTTCAGAGAATGTGGATTTGAGACACCAAGCCTTGGCATTGTTGGCTTTGAAGCGCTGGGCTGAAGTACCATTGGTTGGGTGCGTCCTAGTACCGGAACATGTTGAGACTAGGTCGTTGTTTCACCCCCAAAGGCCTGGAGTTGAACAG GGAAAATTACAATTGTGGCTTGATATTTTACCAGTAACCGATTTTCCAACTCCTCGGCAAGTTACCATAACTCCAAGAAAACCGGTTTCGTACGAATTGAGGGTCATTGTGTGGAACGCCGAAGGGATTATTTTAGAAGAGAAAGATATCTTAACAGGGGAGAAGAAAGCCGATGTTTATGTTAAAGGGTGGCTTACTGGTCCAAACACAGCCCAGTACACAGATGTCCACTATAGAATCTTATCAGGGGAAGCTATGTTCAATTGGAGGTTCATTTTCCCATTTCAGTATCTTTCAACTGAGAACAAAATCgttcaaaaacataaaactgtGTTTGAAGAAATTGAAGAGAAAATCCCCTGTAAACTAACGATCCAGGCGTGGGAAAACGACGCTTTCTCCCCTGATGATTTCCTAGGTGTTGTCACTTTGGAACTATCAAGGCTTCATCGAGGCGCAAGTCTATTCCGAAATTGCTCACCAGCTCTAACCAAACCTAACGCTCCAGTCCTAAACCTGTTCAAAATTCGCAGAACTAGGGGTTGGTGGCCGTTGAAAAACGTCGATACTCGCACCCGGAAGGAAGTATTTGCAGGTGGTGTTGAGCTAGAGTTTGAATTGTTGACAAAGGAGGAAGCTGAAAGGAATCCAGCTGGACTTGGAAGGCGTGAACCACAAGGACTACCAAAACCAAA tCGACCTGATACTTCGTTTTCCTGGTTTTGGAACCCATGGAGGGCGATTAAGTATACGCTTAAATTTTACAAGAAGAAAATTAtcaagtttattattattgtgatTGTGGTTGCTGTTACTGTGTACCTGTTGTATCGCTTTGGCGAGTTTGGGTGGGAAAAGCTAATGGTGCagttaaaaaagtatttaaaaatagaaagtgattaa